Proteins from a single region of Budorcas taxicolor isolate Tak-1 chromosome 7, Takin1.1, whole genome shotgun sequence:
- the LOC128050451 gene encoding olfactory receptor-like protein OLF4 → MEPENKTQISEFLLLGFSEETELQPIIFGLFLSMYLITMVGNLLIILAVSSDPHLHTPMYFFLSNLSFVDICLTSTTIPKMLQSTQTQRKVISYEGCIIQVYFYLLFAGLDDFLLTVMAYDRYVAICHPLHYLVIMKPWVCGLLLLVSWIMSALFSLLHSLTVLQISFCSDLEIHHFFCEIKWLIQLACSDPFLNNIMVYFGSVIQGSIPLIGILYSYSKILSSICRISSAKGQYKAFSTCASHLSVVSLFYCSALGVYLSSAATHSSYTSIIASVMYTVVTPMLNPFIYSLRNEDIKRALKRFFDMETFIKEPFVLGLKNCQ, encoded by the coding sequence ATGGAACCAGAGAACAAGACACAAATTTCAGAATTTCTCCTTCTGGGATTCTCAGAGGAAACAGAATTGCAGCCCATCATCTTTGGGCTTTTCCTCTCCATGTACCTGATCACCATGGTTGGAAATCTGCTCATCATCCTGGCTGTCAGCTCagacccccacctccacacccccatgtatttcttcctctccaacctgtCCTTTGTAGACATCTGCTTAACCTCCACCACTATTCCAAAGATGCTGCAAAGCACTCAGACACAGAGGAAAGTCATTAGCTATGAAGGCTGCATCATCCAGGTGTATTTTTACTTACTCTTTGCAGGATTAGATGACTTTCTCCTGactgtgatggcctatgaccggtATGTGGCCATCTGTCACCCCCTGCACTACCTGGTCATCATGAAGCCCTGGGTCTGTGGACTGCTCCTTCTGGTGTCCTGGATCATGAGTGCCCTGTTTTCCTTGTTACACAGCTTAACGGTGTTGCAAATATCATTCTGCTCAGACTTGGAAATCCACCACTTTTTCTGTGAAATCAAATGGCTGATCCAACTTGCCTGTTCTGACCCCTTTCTCAACAACATAATGGTGTATTTTGGATCTGTAATTCAGGGGAGTATTCCCCTGATTGGTATCCTTTACTCTTACTCTAAAATTTTGTCCTCTATCTGCAGAATCTCATCAGCTAAGGGGCAGTATAAAGCATTTTCCACCTGTGCATCTCACCTCTCAGTTGTCTCCTTATTTTATTGTTCGGCCTTAGGAGTGTACCTTAGCTCTGCTGCTACCCACAGCTCATACACAAGTATAATTGCCTCGGTGATGTACACTGTGGTCACgcccatgctgaaccccttcatctacaGTCTGAGAAATGAAGACATAAAGAGGGCTCTAAAAAGATTCTTTGATATGGAAACATTTATAAAAGAGCCATTTGTCCTTGGGCTGAAGAACTGCCAATGA